A DNA window from Fibrobacter sp. UWB4 contains the following coding sequences:
- a CDS encoding segregation/condensation protein A, with translation MVDSEVLEQDDYEVKIGSFNGPMDLLVYLVQKKEMTLDQIPIAEIADDFLKWVNEYSETDLSKAGDFLFMASRLMALKVQELLPAEERDPEMEEEYNEDREKLMKEMLEYQRFKQVASGLQEMEAKNFGTYSRGRLEKTQSDDDTLADANIWQLFRAYQKSLKTKISETIHHIELDYVTIQDRQQAINNFLNVHGRALFEDLLDNDSHPIVAAVTFMAMLEMIKTDDIVFRQSELFGPIWIYRKKNNPEYADEMAHETVFFSKDPEVKAGLVETIRSQAIARSKEKSVGDLAATMREAVLWTERGRNVTEEDLNAMLEGREDISEVQDNPFADMIAEADAAEGAQQAASAPVGDAQQPTTPESAETAPNQESVPSTTEAAQSTIQVPAQSAEASTSEDAATSNQDSTQSAILESADIPTFESSSFEDEAPVLSKSSIPEFGANDDDDSEERAHTFEPVDETEEIADNSNSASISSNTIYGDSCSTNVKEDSSINDIQELNEQSVQQMSDEEFAAFMQKAQAFYNNASSAQSNDTQSAATSAQSSDKQSASVSAHSNNIQPTYADSRSTSSYGSPEPEEDRYSSYSFGNEMTDEEYIAYLNRSARASRKEESKSAAVPEKPATSPANLEKQTENKPAKKSERKSFMPEDEEGGMTDEEYQAYLAEHGDDDDDDEGPVVYGAGKD, from the coding sequence TGAACGAGTATTCCGAAACAGACCTTTCCAAGGCGGGCGACTTCTTGTTTATGGCAAGCCGCCTGATGGCGCTCAAGGTGCAGGAACTGCTCCCGGCCGAAGAACGCGATCCGGAGATGGAAGAGGAATACAACGAAGACCGCGAAAAACTCATGAAAGAAATGTTGGAATACCAGCGTTTCAAGCAGGTGGCAAGCGGTCTCCAGGAAATGGAAGCGAAGAACTTCGGAACGTATTCCCGTGGGCGCCTCGAAAAGACACAGAGCGATGACGACACGCTTGCCGACGCGAACATCTGGCAGCTTTTCCGCGCTTACCAAAAGAGCTTAAAGACAAAGATTTCCGAGACGATCCACCACATTGAATTGGACTACGTGACGATTCAGGACCGTCAGCAGGCGATCAACAACTTTTTGAACGTGCATGGACGTGCGCTTTTTGAAGACTTGCTCGACAACGATTCGCACCCGATTGTCGCGGCGGTGACGTTCATGGCTATGCTTGAAATGATCAAGACGGACGATATCGTTTTCCGTCAGAGTGAACTTTTCGGACCAATCTGGATTTACCGCAAGAAGAACAACCCCGAGTACGCCGATGAAATGGCGCACGAGACTGTGTTCTTCAGCAAGGATCCCGAAGTCAAGGCGGGGCTTGTGGAAACAATCCGCAGCCAGGCAATCGCGCGTTCCAAGGAAAAGAGCGTGGGCGACCTTGCCGCTACGATGCGCGAAGCCGTGCTTTGGACGGAACGCGGCAGGAACGTCACCGAAGAAGACCTCAACGCGATGTTGGAAGGTCGCGAAGATATTTCCGAAGTGCAGGACAATCCGTTTGCCGACATGATTGCGGAAGCTGACGCCGCCGAAGGTGCGCAGCAGGCTGCAAGCGCACCCGTTGGGGATGCACAGCAGCCCACAACTCCAGAAAGTGCAGAAACTGCACCGAATCAAGAATCCGTGCCATCCACAACTGAAGCAGCGCAGTCAACAATCCAAGTTCCCGCGCAGTCCGCAGAAGCATCCACTAGCGAAGATGCCGCAACTTCGAACCAAGATTCCACGCAGTCCGCAATTTTGGAAAGCGCTGACATTCCGACATTTGAATCGTCAAGCTTCGAAGACGAAGCCCCTGTGCTTAGCAAGAGTTCGATCCCTGAATTCGGCGCTAACGATGATGACGATTCAGAAGAACGCGCCCACACATTTGAGCCTGTAGACGAGACCGAAGAAATCGCGGACAATTCCAATAGCGCAAGCATTTCAAGCAATACAATTTACGGCGATTCCTGCAGCACAAACGTCAAGGAAGACAGTTCAATCAACGACATCCAGGAACTGAACGAGCAATCCGTCCAGCAGATGAGCGACGAGGAGTTTGCCGCCTTTATGCAGAAGGCCCAGGCTTTCTACAACAACGCAAGTTCCGCGCAGTCAAACGACACACAATCCGCCGCAACATCCGCACAGTCTAGCGACAAACAATCCGCATCAGTCTCGGCGCATTCAAACAACATTCAGCCAACTTACGCAGATTCTCGCAGCACGTCCTCTTACGGTTCGCCCGAACCAGAAGAAGACCGTTATTCCTCTTACAGTTTCGGCAACGAAATGACGGACGAGGAATACATCGCCTACCTGAACCGCAGCGCCCGCGCCAGCCGCAAAGAAGAATCAAAGTCCGCGGCAGTTCCCGAAAAGCCCGCAACATCTCCGGCGAATCTGGAAAAGCAAACAGAAAACAAGCCTGCGAAAAAGTCCGAGCGCAAATCCTTCATGCCCGAAGATGAAGAAGGCGGAATGACAGACGAAGAATACCAGGCTTACCTCGCCGAGCACGGCGACGATGATGATGACGATGAAGGCCCCGTTGTCTACGGAGCCGGTAAAGATTAA